One window from the genome of Streptomyces sp. NBC_01476 encodes:
- a CDS encoding Gfo/Idh/MocA family protein, protein MVGHAFMGAAHSHAWRTAGRFFDLPRRLELTAVCGRSEPGVRRAAERYGWDSYETDWRRLVERPDIDVVDICTPGDTHARIALAALAAGKHVLCEKPLANSVAEAAEMAGAADRARAAGVRSQVAFNYRRVPALALARQLIGQGRIGTVHQVRASYLQDWLVDPEFPLAWRLRKERAGSGALGDLGAHSVDAAQYLTGQRISSVGALLETFVTERPLPAEASGLSGTASTERGQVTVDDAALFTARFEGGAIGVFEATRFATGHKNAMRIEVSGSGGSLAFDAESLNELEFYDRAQEPGTAGFRRISVTDPVHPYLDAWWPPGHLLGYEHTFTHQVRDFVTAVAEGTDPRPSFADGLQVQRVLAAVESSAAALGVHIPVQA, encoded by the coding sequence ATGGTGGGCCATGCTTTCATGGGCGCCGCCCACTCCCACGCCTGGCGCACCGCCGGCCGCTTCTTCGACCTGCCGCGGCGCCTGGAACTCACCGCGGTCTGCGGCCGTTCCGAGCCGGGCGTACGGCGGGCCGCGGAGCGCTACGGCTGGGACTCCTACGAGACCGACTGGCGGCGGCTGGTCGAGCGCCCCGACATCGACGTGGTGGACATCTGCACACCCGGCGACACCCACGCGCGGATCGCCCTGGCCGCGCTGGCCGCGGGCAAACACGTGCTCTGCGAGAAGCCTCTGGCCAACTCGGTGGCGGAGGCGGCGGAGATGGCCGGGGCCGCCGACCGGGCCAGGGCCGCGGGCGTACGCTCCCAGGTCGCCTTCAACTACCGCCGGGTGCCTGCCCTGGCGCTGGCCAGGCAGCTGATCGGGCAGGGCCGGATCGGCACCGTCCACCAGGTGCGGGCGAGCTATCTGCAGGACTGGCTGGTCGACCCGGAGTTCCCGCTGGCGTGGCGGCTGCGCAAGGAGCGCGCCGGGTCCGGGGCGCTCGGCGACCTGGGCGCGCACAGCGTGGACGCGGCGCAGTATCTGACCGGGCAGCGGATCTCCTCGGTCGGCGCGCTGCTGGAGACCTTCGTCACCGAGCGGCCACTGCCCGCCGAGGCCAGCGGCCTGTCCGGCACCGCGAGTACGGAGCGCGGACAGGTGACGGTCGACGACGCGGCTCTGTTCACCGCGCGCTTCGAGGGCGGTGCGATCGGGGTCTTCGAGGCGACGCGGTTCGCCACCGGGCACAAGAACGCGATGCGGATCGAGGTCAGCGGCTCGGGCGGCAGCCTCGCCTTCGACGCCGAGTCCCTCAACGAGCTGGAGTTCTACGACCGTGCGCAGGAACCCGGCACCGCGGGCTTCCGGCGGATCTCGGTGACGGACCCGGTCCACCCCTACCTCGACGCCTGGTGGCCGCCGGGCCATCTGCTCGGCTACGAGCACACCTTCACCCACCAGGTGCGTGACTTCGTCACCGCGGTCGCGGAGGGCACCGATCCCCGGCCGTCCTTCGCCGACGGCCTGCAGGTACAGCGCGTGCTCGCCGCCGTCGAGTCCAGCGCGGCGGCCCTCGGCGTGCACATCCCCGTCCAAGCCTGA
- a CDS encoding ROK family protein, with amino-acid sequence MIDTPVNLREVGRLRVLEALHSTARSSRPELVRVTGLSRATVSSLIADLIAVGLVTEDEGPEEPEPRRTGRPAQSLSLVPSAGYAIGADIGHQHVRVILCDLFGAVLWEHWVAKEVDRAPEETLDLVAVLVNRALQETGVTRARVLGIGAGIASPVEKSSGALGAEGIMPGWVGMRLTEELRRRTSLPVRVTNDANAGALAERMYGAGRQAGDMVYVRLSAGIGAGIVSNGRLLLGARGLAGEIGHLPLITDGLICRCGNRGCLETVASPVAVARLLSDSWGEQVSARDLPDLIRRRNTGALRAVRDAGDAVGRALSTLVTLLNPSLIVVGGDLAGAGEDILEPMRAGVRRHTLPSAAESVEIVTGGLGDGAEVRGAAGLVLADAPQLLSATTGEPQITAAEPA; translated from the coding sequence ATGATCGATACGCCAGTGAACCTGCGCGAGGTGGGCAGGCTGCGGGTCCTGGAGGCCCTGCACAGCACCGCGCGCAGCAGCCGCCCCGAACTCGTCCGGGTCACCGGCCTGTCCCGGGCCACCGTGTCCTCGCTCATCGCCGATCTGATCGCGGTCGGCCTGGTCACCGAGGACGAGGGGCCCGAGGAACCCGAACCGCGGCGCACCGGGCGGCCCGCGCAGTCCCTGTCGCTGGTGCCGAGTGCCGGGTACGCGATCGGCGCGGACATCGGCCACCAGCACGTACGGGTGATCCTCTGCGACCTGTTCGGGGCGGTGCTCTGGGAGCACTGGGTGGCCAAGGAGGTCGACCGGGCGCCCGAGGAGACCCTCGACCTGGTCGCCGTGCTGGTCAACCGCGCACTCCAGGAGACCGGCGTCACCCGGGCCAGGGTCCTGGGCATAGGAGCGGGCATCGCCTCTCCGGTGGAGAAGAGCAGCGGCGCGCTCGGCGCCGAGGGCATCATGCCCGGCTGGGTCGGCATGCGCCTGACCGAGGAGCTGCGCCGCCGCACCTCGCTGCCGGTCCGGGTCACCAACGACGCCAACGCGGGGGCGCTCGCCGAGCGGATGTACGGGGCCGGCCGGCAGGCCGGCGACATGGTGTACGTGCGGCTGTCGGCCGGCATCGGCGCGGGCATCGTCAGCAACGGGCGGCTGTTGCTCGGGGCGCGCGGGCTGGCCGGCGAGATCGGCCATCTCCCGCTGATCACCGACGGCCTGATCTGCCGCTGCGGCAACCGCGGCTGCCTGGAGACGGTGGCCAGCCCGGTCGCCGTCGCCCGGCTGCTCTCGGACAGCTGGGGCGAGCAGGTCTCCGCCCGCGACCTGCCCGACCTCATCCGCCGTCGCAACACCGGTGCGCTGCGCGCCGTCCGCGATGCCGGGGACGCGGTCGGCCGGGCGCTGTCCACTCTCGTCACGCTCCTCAACCCGAGCCTGATCGTGGTCGGCGGCGATCTGGCCGGCGCCGGCGAGGACATCCTCGAACCGATGCGGGCCGGGGTGCGCCGCCACACCCTCCCGTCGGCCGCCGAGAGCGTCGAGATCGTCACCGGCGGCCTCGGCGACGGCGCCGAAGTCCGCGGCGCGGCGGGCCTGGTGCTCGCGGACGCGCCCCAGCTCCTCTCGGCCACCACGGGCGAACCGCAGATCACCGCGGCCGAACCCGCGTAG
- a CDS encoding sulfurtransferase: protein MEPIISAAALADALDGTTILDVRYRMGGPPGAGEYAKGHIPGARYVDLDADLAAPPGPRGRHPLPDPADFTAAMRRAGVGRDSDVVVYDDWNGWGPARAWWLLRWAGHRRVRVLDGGLAAWKAAGLPLSTEEPAPGDGDFTAVPGGMPLLDADQAARLARGGLLLDARAGERYRGETEPIDPVAGHIPGAVNAPTTENTGPDGRFLPAADLAARFTALGAVPGTEVGVYCGSGVSAAHQVLAMAAAGIPAALYAGSWSEWTATSARPVATGPHPG, encoded by the coding sequence ATGGAACCGATCATTTCCGCGGCCGCGCTCGCGGACGCGCTGGACGGGACGACGATCCTGGACGTCCGTTACCGCATGGGCGGCCCGCCCGGCGCCGGTGAGTACGCCAAGGGCCACATCCCCGGGGCGCGTTACGTCGACCTCGACGCCGACCTCGCCGCGCCGCCCGGGCCGCGCGGCCGGCATCCGCTGCCCGATCCGGCGGACTTCACCGCGGCGATGCGGCGGGCCGGCGTCGGCCGGGACAGCGACGTGGTCGTCTACGACGACTGGAACGGGTGGGGTCCCGCCCGCGCCTGGTGGCTGCTGCGCTGGGCGGGCCACCGGCGGGTCCGCGTGCTGGACGGCGGGCTCGCCGCCTGGAAGGCCGCAGGACTGCCGCTGAGCACCGAGGAACCCGCCCCCGGCGACGGAGACTTCACCGCGGTGCCGGGCGGCATGCCGCTGCTGGACGCGGACCAGGCGGCCCGGCTGGCCCGCGGCGGCCTGCTGCTCGACGCCCGGGCGGGGGAGCGCTACCGGGGCGAGACCGAGCCGATCGACCCGGTCGCCGGGCACATCCCCGGCGCGGTCAACGCCCCCACCACGGAGAACACCGGCCCCGACGGCCGCTTCCTGCCCGCCGCCGACCTGGCAGCCCGCTTCACCGCGCTGGGCGCCGTCCCCGGCACCGAGGTCGGCGTCTACTGCGGCTCCGGCGTCTCCGCCGCCCACCAGGTCCTCGCCATGGCCGCGGCAGGCATCCCGGCGGCCCTCTACGCGGGCTCCTGGAGCGAGTGGACCGCCACCTCCGCCCGTCCCGTCGCCACGGGCCCCCACCCGGGCTGA
- the sepH gene encoding septation protein SepH — MPELRVVAVSNDGTRLVLKAADSTEYTLPIDERLRAAVRNDRARLGQIEIEVESHLRPRDIQARIRSGASAEEVAQMAGIPVERVRRFEGPVLAERAFMAERARKTPVRRQGESTGPQLGDAVTERLLLRGAEKDHVLWDSWRRDDGTWEVLLVYRVAGEPHSASWTYDPPRRLVQAVDDEARSLIGETAQSQAQQEPSFPFVPRIARLPRDRPLDRSQDRQQAEPRAEERAEAAADERDSLTSLLEAVPSFRGDMVVPAPPTAPPDAAPAAEVPAEEAEEAAPAASAGAAYADVLMPRAVAGHRDRLKGTTDRQAEADGVRPGRRATVPSWDEIVFGSRRKKQD, encoded by the coding sequence GTGCCCGAACTGCGCGTCGTGGCCGTCAGCAACGACGGCACACGACTGGTGCTCAAGGCTGCCGACAGCACGGAATACACGCTCCCCATCGACGAGCGGCTTCGTGCCGCGGTGCGCAACGACCGGGCCCGGCTCGGTCAGATCGAGATCGAGGTCGAGAGCCATCTCCGGCCCCGTGACATCCAGGCCCGGATACGGTCCGGCGCGTCCGCGGAAGAAGTCGCGCAGATGGCGGGCATCCCGGTGGAGCGGGTCCGCCGCTTCGAGGGACCGGTCCTCGCCGAGCGGGCGTTCATGGCCGAACGGGCCAGGAAGACGCCGGTCCGGCGGCAGGGCGAGTCCACCGGACCCCAGTTGGGCGACGCCGTCACCGAACGGCTGCTGCTGCGCGGCGCGGAGAAGGACCACGTGCTGTGGGACTCCTGGCGCCGCGACGACGGCACCTGGGAGGTGCTGCTCGTCTACCGGGTGGCCGGTGAGCCGCACTCGGCGAGCTGGACCTACGACCCGCCGCGCCGGCTGGTGCAGGCGGTGGACGACGAGGCCAGGTCGCTGATCGGCGAGACCGCCCAGAGCCAGGCCCAGCAGGAGCCGAGCTTCCCGTTCGTACCGCGGATCGCCAGGCTGCCCAGGGACCGTCCGCTGGACCGCTCCCAGGACCGGCAGCAGGCCGAACCGCGTGCCGAGGAGCGGGCCGAGGCCGCCGCGGACGAACGGGACTCGCTGACCAGCCTGCTGGAGGCGGTGCCGAGCTTCCGCGGCGACATGGTGGTGCCCGCGCCGCCGACCGCACCGCCCGACGCCGCTCCGGCCGCCGAGGTCCCGGCCGAGGAGGCGGAGGAGGCGGCCCCGGCAGCCAGCGCCGGCGCCGCGTACGCGGATGTACTGATGCCCCGGGCAGTGGCGGGCCACCGCGACCGCCTCAAGGGCACCACGGACCGCCAGGCCGAAGCGGACGGCGTCCGCCCCGGCCGCCGCGCCACGGTGCCCAGCTGGGACGAGATCGTCTTCGGCAGCCGCCGCAAGAAGCAGGACTGA